The Methanocaldococcus infernus ME region GTATTTGAAGGGGTTTGAGTATTAACCACCACTGGCTTCATTCCAATCTCACAGCAGAATCTTGAAACAGCTATGACAAAGTCAGGATCTCCAAAGATCCCAACTTTCTTATCCATTGTATAATGGACAGTATCAACAATGGCATCAATTAACTTCCCTCTCTCGTCTAACAGCTTGTCAGGAATGTCTAAACCAGTAACTTTAGCAATATTTATTATGAAGTCATCAGTATTCTTTATTCCAATTGGTAAGCCATAGTAGGCTGGAACTTTATATTTCCTCTGTAAGTAAAGAGCTCCAGCTCCACCAGCATGCTTACAGAGGGCAAAGGTTGCCTTTGCATTGGCAGCATCAACAAATTCCTCAACCTTTGTCCCACCCTTTGGATAGTAAGGAATCTCCTTTATAGGCTCTCTTAAAGGTTGGTATAGAGTTTCACTTATATCAAACAGTATTGAATAATCTTCTCCCTCTTTCAATCCAAACATGTCTAAGATTCTTTTAATTTCTAAGATGTCTCCAGGGTTCACTCCAAAGCCAGGGATAATATTTATCTTATGTGGCTCTTTCTCCTCATCTTTCTTAGCTAAATACTCCAAGAAAGCCTTTGATGCATTGTCATAGCCTTTAACATGGCTTGCCTGATAGGATGGGCAATGAACTGGAATAATTGGAAGCTTAGCCTTCTCTTCTCCAAACTCCTTAGCTATCTTCTTCCTTGCAGCTCTTATAAATGCTTCAATATCATCCCCAATAGTTTCTGAAGAACATGTAGTGACAACAGAGATTAAGTCAGGATCATATCTTGCCACTAAGTTCCTTATCCCCTCAACTAAATTTTTCATCCCTCCATAGACAGCAGCATCTTCATGGAAAGAAGCTACAGCTATGGAAACTGGTTCTCTAAAGTGTCTATTAAATGTATATCTCACATAGGTACAGCAACCCTGTGATCCCTGAACAAATGGGATAGCTCTATGAACCCCAAGGGTTGCCCACATGGCTCCAATAGGTTGGCAAATTTTATTAGGGTTTATTGTTACAGCTCTCTGCTTTTCAACATAGGTTATTCCCATAGATATCACTCTTAATTATTCTTTTTCTTAAATTCTTCAAACTTCTTCTCTCCCTCTTTTAAGATGTCCCAAATTGGATGACAGACAGCTTTGTAAATATCTCTTGCAAAGTTAACAAATCCTCTAAATCCTGCGTATGGCCCTTGTTCATAGCTGTGAGAGTTGATAGTTGGAACTCCATACTTTCTAAATAGATATCTCTCCTTCAATCCTGTAAGCATGAAGTCTGGCTTATACTTGTGAATAGCCTCTTCTAACTCAAGCTCATTAGGAGCATCTATAACCAAAGTTCCCTTTAGCCCAGCTTTCTTTAAATTTCTATTTAACTTCTCATAGTCATCTTCATGGGCAAAGGTACAGCAGGCTACTACAACATCAACTCCAAGCTCTTTAAACATTCTAATCCAGTGCCAAGTTCTTGGTCCTCCAACATAGACTAAGCATCTTTTACCCTCTAACTTAGACTTGTAAAATTCTAACTGTGGCTTAATTGCCTCAACTTCTTCCTTAATGACTTGCTCAACCTTCTCCTTATCTATTCCCAAAACCTCAGCTGTCTTTCTTAAAGCTTCAGCTGTTTGCTCTATTCCAAATAGAGAAACCCAAACTCTTGGGACATTGTATCCATCTCTGATCATTTCAGCAATATAGTTAGCTGATCTTTGACAATGGACAACACAGAGCTTTACATCTGGTAATTTGAAGAGATCATCTAATGATGCATTTCCTGTAAAGACAGCCACAACTCTACAGCCAATTTTTTCAAATAATGGTTTTATAACCTTCAAATCCCAGTCCATGTTATATTCTCCAACTATTGCAATATCATAAGGAGTCTTTTCCTCTTCCTTTAAGCACTTTTCAGGATATTTTTCCCTTGCCTTCCTTAACCATCTGTAAAATTCTGTGTTAAATATATGATGCCCCTTTGATTGAGAACAGCCAGCAAACCCTGGAGAGTTACAGGCAAAGACAGGCTTTTTTATCTTTTCCTCAACCTTTCTTGCCACTGCCTCTAAGTTGTCTCCTATTAAGGCTGTTGGACAGGTGGCATAGATGAAAATTCCCTTAGCCTCTGGAAATTCTTCAGCAGCTTCTATACAAGCCTTCTCTAATTTCTTCTCTCCTCCATAAACTATATCAGCCTCTTGCATATCTGTTGAAAAACAATATCTCCTATGAAGCTCAAAATCTGACAAATTTCTCCTTGTTCCCCAAGTGTAAAAGGCACAACCAATAGGACCATGAACCATATGGATGACATCTTTTACTGGCCCTCCTACAACCCCCCTTGCTCCTGCAAAGGAACAGCCTCTTTCTGTCATATCCCCAGGGATTGTCTTTATATTACATGCTGGAATTATCTCCTCTTCAGGATCATAGATGTAAGTATGTTTCATCCTTTCAGGAATTGGCTTATCACAATCTAATAACACAAATGGCATCCTCTCACCTTTAATTTCCTATGGCTTGCTCTCCAGTCTCTCCTGTTCTTATCCTTATAGCTTCCTCTACTGGTAGAACAAAGATCTTCCCATCTCCATGCTTCCCAGTTCTATTAACCTTCATAATAATTCCTACAACTAAAGGAACATCTTCATCATTTACAACTATTGAGATCAGCCTTTTTGGAATATACTTAATGAATCTTCCTTCCTTCTCTCCCTCTTCAATAACCTTCTTTATATCAACACAGCACTCTGGTAAATTTACATCAACATATCCCTTCTGCTTTCCCCTACCAAAGCACTCTATAACAGTCATTGCTGGAAAACCTACAGCTTCCAATGCTTTCCCTGTCTTAGCCACCATCTTAGGCCTTATTATAGCCATAACTTCTTTCATGAAATCACCAGAAAACTTAAAGTCCTTTTTCTCCTGTTCTAA contains the following coding sequences:
- a CDS encoding nitrogenase component 1, with the translated sequence MGITYVEKQRAVTINPNKICQPIGAMWATLGVHRAIPFVQGSQGCCTYVRYTFNRHFREPVSIAVASFHEDAAVYGGMKNLVEGIRNLVARYDPDLISVVTTCSSETIGDDIEAFIRAARKKIAKEFGEEKAKLPIIPVHCPSYQASHVKGYDNASKAFLEYLAKKDEEKEPHKINIIPGFGVNPGDILEIKRILDMFGLKEGEDYSILFDISETLYQPLREPIKEIPYYPKGGTKVEEFVDAANAKATFALCKHAGGAGALYLQRKYKVPAYYGLPIGIKNTDDFIINIAKVTGLDIPDKLLDERGKLIDAIVDTVHYTMDKKVGIFGDPDFVIAVSRFCCEIGMKPVVVNTQTPSNTYKKAMEEIANEYNVDIEVQFSDLWDFEKSVKKIGVDLLIGHPRGGVKIAEDLGIGLVRMGFPIYDRVGYFRWPIVGYMGSLRFFDEIVNTILDTQVPWDQKQQ
- a CDS encoding nitrogenase component I subunit alpha — encoded protein: MPFVLLDCDKPIPERMKHTYIYDPEEEIIPACNIKTIPGDMTERGCSFAGARGVVGGPVKDVIHMVHGPIGCAFYTWGTRRNLSDFELHRRYCFSTDMQEADIVYGGEKKLEKACIEAAEEFPEAKGIFIYATCPTALIGDNLEAVARKVEEKIKKPVFACNSPGFAGCSQSKGHHIFNTEFYRWLRKAREKYPEKCLKEEEKTPYDIAIVGEYNMDWDLKVIKPLFEKIGCRVVAVFTGNASLDDLFKLPDVKLCVVHCQRSANYIAEMIRDGYNVPRVWVSLFGIEQTAEALRKTAEVLGIDKEKVEQVIKEEVEAIKPQLEFYKSKLEGKRCLVYVGGPRTWHWIRMFKELGVDVVVACCTFAHEDDYEKLNRNLKKAGLKGTLVIDAPNELELEEAIHKYKPDFMLTGLKERYLFRKYGVPTINSHSYEQGPYAGFRGFVNFARDIYKAVCHPIWDILKEGEKKFEEFKKKNN
- a CDS encoding P-II family nitrogen regulator — its product is MKEVMAIIRPKMVAKTGKALEAVGFPAMTVIECFGRGKQKGYVDVNLPECCVDIKKVIEEGEKEGRFIKYIPKRLISIVVNDEDVPLVVGIIMKVNRTGKHGDGKIFVLPVEEAIRIRTGETGEQAIGN